In a single window of the Methylococcus sp. Mc7 genome:
- a CDS encoding type II secretion system F family protein: MANQETASFVWEGLDRNGSRTKGEVSARSEITARAELRRQGIRVVKIKKKPKPLFGGPRKKITPKHIAVFSRQLATMLSAGVPLVQAFDIVGRGHDNPAMQDLLLGIKADVESGTTLADALSKRPVHFDELFCNLVRAGEQAGVLETLLHKVADYKEKTESLKGKIKKALTYPIAVVVVAVIVTSILLIFVVPTFEDLFKSFGADLPAFTQLVIDLSRWLRDWWYVAFGSLGVAATAFVKARQRSPAFNHLLDRLVLGVPVVGAILHKAAVARFARTLSTMSAAGVPLVEALQSVAGATGNIIYGEAVMRMRDDVSTGQQLQMSMRQANLFPNMVMQMVAIGEESGALDSMLSKVADFYEEEVDNAVDSLSSLLEPLIMVVLGVLVGGLVIAMYLPIFKLGSVV, encoded by the coding sequence GTGGCGAACCAGGAAACCGCATCGTTCGTCTGGGAGGGCTTGGACAGGAACGGCAGCCGGACCAAGGGCGAAGTCAGCGCCCGCTCGGAGATCACCGCGCGCGCGGAGCTGAGGCGGCAGGGCATCCGCGTCGTCAAGATCAAGAAGAAGCCCAAGCCGCTGTTCGGCGGTCCGCGCAAGAAGATCACGCCGAAGCACATCGCGGTGTTCAGCCGCCAGCTCGCGACCATGCTGTCGGCCGGGGTCCCGCTGGTGCAGGCATTCGACATCGTGGGCCGCGGCCACGATAATCCGGCCATGCAGGATCTCCTCCTGGGCATCAAGGCCGACGTCGAGAGCGGCACGACCCTGGCGGATGCGCTATCGAAGCGCCCGGTCCATTTCGACGAGCTGTTCTGCAATTTGGTCCGGGCCGGCGAACAGGCCGGTGTGCTGGAAACCCTGTTGCACAAGGTGGCCGATTACAAGGAAAAAACCGAGTCCCTCAAGGGCAAGATCAAGAAGGCTTTGACCTATCCGATCGCGGTCGTCGTCGTCGCGGTGATCGTGACTTCGATTCTGTTGATTTTCGTGGTGCCGACCTTCGAGGACCTGTTCAAGAGCTTCGGCGCCGATCTGCCCGCCTTCACCCAGCTGGTGATCGATCTTTCGCGCTGGCTGCGGGACTGGTGGTACGTGGCGTTCGGCTCGCTGGGCGTCGCGGCGACGGCGTTCGTGAAGGCTCGGCAGCGTTCGCCGGCGTTCAATCATCTGCTGGACCGGCTGGTCTTGGGAGTCCCGGTCGTCGGCGCCATTCTGCACAAGGCCGCCGTCGCCCGCTTCGCCAGGACCTTGTCCACCATGTCCGCGGCAGGCGTACCCCTGGTCGAGGCATTGCAGTCGGTGGCGGGCGCGACCGGAAACATCATTTACGGCGAGGCGGTCATGAGGATGCGCGACGATGTATCCACCGGCCAGCAGCTCCAGATGTCGATGCGCCAGGCCAACCTGTTCCCCAATATGGTGATGCAGATGGTGGCGATCGGAGAGGAATCGGGCGCGCTCGACAGCATGCTGTCCAAAGTCGCCGATTTCTACGAAGAGGAAGTGGACAATGCGGTGGACTCGTTGAGCAGCCTCCTCGAGCCTTTGATCATGGTGGTTCTGGGCGTGTTGGTCGGAGGGCTCGTGATCGCCATGTATCTGCCGATTTTCAAGCTGGGTTCCGTCGTCTGA
- a CDS encoding A24 family peptidase translates to MNDFILFPEGPALIAICGLFGLIIGSFLNVVIHRLPLMMERAWRRECREFLEPGSEPPSGEPEYNLWRPGSQCPHCRAPVRFWQNVPLLSYLWLRGRCAACGAAISRRYPLVEMLTGVLFATVAWHFGASWQTLAASGLTAGLIALAFIDLDHLVLPDDITLPLLWLGLLLNAQGFFCSLETALYGAVTGYLLLWTVHRGFLLLTGREGMGFGDFKLLAMLGAWMGWPMLPVIILFSSISGAVIGSIALAVGGKERDTPIPFGPFLAAGGWIALLWGNVLNDAYWRWASVGG, encoded by the coding sequence TTGAACGACTTTATTTTGTTTCCGGAGGGTCCAGCGCTGATCGCCATCTGCGGCCTGTTCGGACTGATCATCGGCAGTTTTCTCAACGTGGTCATCCATCGCCTGCCGCTCATGATGGAGCGGGCATGGCGCAGGGAATGCCGGGAATTTCTCGAGCCCGGCAGCGAGCCGCCTTCCGGGGAGCCCGAATACAACCTGTGGAGGCCGGGATCGCAGTGTCCGCATTGCCGGGCGCCGGTCCGGTTCTGGCAGAATGTCCCGCTGCTCAGCTACCTGTGGCTTCGCGGCCGTTGCGCCGCCTGCGGCGCCGCGATCTCCCGGCGTTATCCTCTGGTCGAGATGCTCACGGGCGTGCTGTTCGCAACGGTGGCCTGGCATTTCGGCGCGTCCTGGCAAACCCTGGCCGCGTCCGGCCTGACGGCGGGCCTGATCGCCCTGGCTTTCATCGACCTCGACCATCTTGTGCTCCCGGACGACATCACCCTCCCCCTGCTTTGGCTGGGCCTGCTGCTGAACGCCCAGGGCTTCTTCTGCAGCCTGGAGACGGCGCTGTACGGCGCCGTAACCGGCTATCTCCTCCTGTGGACGGTGCATCGCGGTTTTCTGCTGCTGACCGGACGCGAGGGGATGGGGTTCGGCGACTTCAAGCTGCTCGCGATGCTGGGTGCCTGGATGGGCTGGCCGATGCTGCCGGTGATCATCCTGTTCTCATCGATCTCCGGGGCGGTGATCGGTTCGATTGCGCTGGCGGTGGGCGGAAAGGAGAGGGATACCCCGATTCCGTTCGGGCCGTTTCTGGCGGCTGGCGGCTGGATCGCCCTGCTGTGGGGAAACGTGCTCAACGACGCCTACTGGCGCTGGGCCAGTGTCGGAGGTTAG
- the coaE gene encoding dephospho-CoA kinase (Dephospho-CoA kinase (CoaE) performs the final step in coenzyme A biosynthesis.), with protein MLVVGLTGGIGAGKSTVARMFAARGIEVFDADAVAHRLLEPGQPAFKAVVRAFGSGILDADGGLDRAALRRRVFAEPKSRRRLEGIVHPLVYAELARLVLGAAGSYCLLCVPLLLETGRRRFVDRLLVVDCPETVQIERVVRRSGLQPEEVRAIIAAQVSRSERLAAADDVIVNAADPASLEAEVDALHRRYSVLAAA; from the coding sequence ATGCTTGTGGTCGGTTTGACGGGCGGCATCGGTGCCGGCAAGTCCACGGTCGCCCGCATGTTCGCCGCGCGCGGCATCGAGGTGTTCGACGCGGACGCAGTGGCGCACCGGCTGCTGGAGCCGGGGCAGCCGGCGTTCAAGGCCGTCGTCCGGGCATTCGGCAGCGGAATCCTCGATGCGGACGGCGGACTGGACCGGGCGGCGCTGAGGCGCCGCGTCTTCGCCGAACCGAAGTCCCGCAGGCGCCTGGAAGGGATCGTGCATCCCCTGGTCTATGCCGAACTCGCGCGTCTGGTGCTGGGGGCGGCGGGCAGCTACTGCCTGCTGTGCGTTCCGCTGCTGTTGGAGACCGGCCGGCGCCGGTTCGTGGACCGCCTTCTGGTCGTGGATTGCCCGGAGACCGTGCAGATCGAGCGGGTGGTTCGGCGGAGCGGTCTGCAGCCCGAGGAGGTGCGTGCCATCATAGCCGCCCAGGTATCCCGTAGCGAGCGGCTGGCGGCGGCGGACGACGTCATCGTCAACGCCGCCGACCCGGCCAGCCTGGAGGCGGAAGTGGATGCCTTGCACCGGCGCTACAGCGTTCTCGCCGCGGCTTGA